A portion of the Pseudomonas sp. GR 6-02 genome contains these proteins:
- a CDS encoding glycoside hydrolase family 19 protein, with translation MPITAQQLLLILPNARQVAGFFVPVLNTAMRKYQIITSVRIAAFIAQVGHESGHLNYVKELGNSQYLSKYDTGALAARLGNTPEPDGDGQKYRGRGLIQITGRNNYRQCSLGLFGDERLLALPELLEQPQWAAESAAWFWEQNGLNELADRDQFNSITRRINGGLNGLQDRLEIWARARAVLCQSSV, from the coding sequence ATGCCCATCACCGCGCAGCAACTGCTGCTGATCCTCCCCAACGCCCGCCAAGTTGCGGGCTTTTTTGTGCCCGTGCTCAACACCGCTATGCGCAAGTACCAGATCATCACGTCCGTGCGTATAGCCGCGTTTATCGCCCAGGTTGGGCATGAGTCTGGCCATCTCAACTATGTGAAGGAGCTGGGCAATAGCCAATACCTGAGCAAATACGACACCGGCGCCCTGGCCGCCCGTTTGGGCAACACTCCGGAACCTGACGGCGACGGTCAAAAATACCGTGGCCGAGGCCTGATCCAGATCACCGGGCGTAACAACTACCGCCAATGCAGTCTCGGCCTGTTTGGGGACGAACGTCTGCTGGCTCTGCCTGAATTGCTGGAGCAACCGCAATGGGCGGCCGAGTCCGCCGCCTGGTTCTGGGAGCAGAATGGCCTGAATGAGTTGGCCGATCGCGACCAGTTCAACAGCATCACTCGCCGTATCAACGGTGGGCTGAACGGGTTGCAGGATCGCCTGGAAATCTGGGCGCGGGCGAGGGCGGTGCTATGCCAGTCTTCGGTCTGA
- a CDS encoding tRNA-uridine aminocarboxypropyltransferase, protein MNPVTPRFAANAVARLRDQREEEGIKPIQARGWRAPRCRDCRVIESHCLCAWRPSVEARSGVCLIMTNKEVFKPSNTGWLIADVVRDNHAFIWSRTETDEQLLALLADPQWQPYLVFPGEYVEPERVTHSVAVDSTKRPLFILLDATWTEARKIFRKSPYFDRLPILSLLPEKLSRYRLRRSTRSEHLCTAEVAALCLDLAGDTEAASALDAYFDVFSQHYLDAKKQLDMNLATPAHAELMRFVHNDVPAMF, encoded by the coding sequence ATGAACCCTGTCACCCCGCGCTTTGCCGCAAACGCCGTCGCCCGCTTGCGCGATCAGCGAGAGGAGGAGGGCATCAAGCCGATTCAGGCCCGTGGCTGGAGAGCGCCGCGATGCCGTGATTGCCGCGTGATTGAAAGTCATTGCCTGTGTGCCTGGCGCCCGTCGGTCGAGGCCCGCTCGGGCGTGTGCCTGATCATGACCAACAAAGAAGTATTCAAGCCAAGTAACACCGGTTGGCTGATCGCTGATGTGGTGCGCGACAATCATGCATTCATCTGGTCGCGTACCGAGACTGATGAGCAACTGCTGGCGCTGTTGGCCGATCCGCAATGGCAACCGTACCTGGTGTTTCCGGGCGAATACGTCGAACCCGAGCGAGTTACCCACAGTGTCGCGGTCGATAGCACCAAGCGCCCGCTGTTCATTCTGCTGGACGCCACCTGGACCGAAGCCCGTAAGATCTTTCGCAAGAGCCCGTATTTTGATCGCTTGCCGATCTTGAGCCTGCTGCCCGAAAAACTGTCACGTTATCGACTGCGCCGCTCCACCCGTAGCGAACATTTATGCACCGCTGAAGTGGCTGCACTGTGTCTCGATCTGGCCGGTGATACCGAGGCTGCGTCAGCGCTGGACGCTTATTTTGACGTGTTCAGTCAGCATTATCTGGACGCGAAAAAACAGCTGGACATGAACCTCGCCACACCGGCCCACGCCGAGCTGATGCGGTTTGTTCATAACGACGTCCCCGCCATGTTCTGA
- the opgC gene encoding OpgC domain-containing protein: MIDSLTSLRFFAAFAIVLHHAKGLVFSSEFLSGLPLSSGVSFLFVLSGFILSYVYSSKMAYVGLYNFHTSRFSRIWPAHIFTLMLVVVLFPAPDWVLGAKDGWLVALLNISFL; this comes from the coding sequence ATGATCGACAGCCTGACTTCGCTCCGTTTTTTCGCAGCTTTCGCCATCGTATTGCATCACGCAAAGGGGCTGGTTTTTTCCAGCGAATTCCTAAGTGGGCTTCCACTATCTTCTGGTGTAAGTTTTTTATTTGTGCTGTCAGGCTTTATACTTAGTTATGTGTACTCTAGTAAGATGGCATATGTAGGGCTTTATAATTTTCATACTTCGCGATTCTCAAGGATATGGCCTGCGCATATTTTTACGCTGATGTTGGTTGTGGTCTTATTTCCTGCGCCTGATTGGGTGCTTGGTGCTAAGGATGGCTGGCTAGTGGCCTTGCTTAACATTTCTTTTCTTTAG
- a CDS encoding TIGR00730 family Rossman fold protein, protein MPYQPNDLLSRHFQESGHDLTSKVEEQLNLVSPNSPNIPIYRDMILTVLRMAQEDHNRWNAKITLQTLRELEHAFRVLEQFKGRRKVTVFGSARTPIEHPLYGLARELGAALARSDMMVITGAGGGIMAAAHEGAGLEHSLGFNITLPFEQHANPTVNGTANLLPFHFFFTRKLFFVKEADALVLCPGGFGTLDEALEVLTLIQTGKSPLVPVVLLDAPGGKFWQGALDFIHHQLEENRYILPTDMKLLSLVYSAEEAVEQINQFYSNFHSSRWLKHQFVIRMNHTLSDRALEHMQEAFADLCLSDHFHQHAYSGEEHDEAQFSHLARLSFTFNARDHGRLRELVDYINLPENWTQSKPQAQQRIRQPSKVT, encoded by the coding sequence ATGCCTTACCAACCGAATGACCTACTGAGCCGTCATTTTCAAGAAAGCGGCCACGACCTCACCAGCAAGGTCGAAGAACAACTCAACCTGGTTTCACCCAACAGCCCCAACATCCCGATTTACCGCGACATGATCCTGACCGTGCTACGCATGGCCCAGGAAGATCACAACCGCTGGAATGCCAAGATCACCCTGCAAACCCTGCGTGAACTCGAGCATGCTTTTCGTGTGCTGGAGCAGTTCAAGGGTCGACGTAAAGTCACCGTTTTCGGCTCGGCCCGCACGCCGATAGAACACCCGCTTTATGGCCTGGCCCGAGAACTGGGAGCCGCTCTGGCGCGCTCGGACATGATGGTCATCACCGGCGCCGGCGGCGGCATCATGGCGGCAGCCCATGAAGGTGCCGGCCTGGAACACAGCCTGGGATTCAATATCACCCTGCCCTTCGAGCAGCATGCCAACCCCACGGTCAATGGCACCGCCAACTTGCTGCCCTTCCACTTTTTCTTTACCCGCAAGCTGTTCTTCGTCAAGGAAGCCGACGCGCTGGTCCTGTGCCCAGGGGGATTTGGCACGCTGGATGAAGCGCTGGAAGTACTGACCCTGATCCAGACCGGTAAAAGCCCGCTGGTGCCTGTCGTGCTACTGGATGCGCCGGGCGGCAAGTTCTGGCAAGGCGCGCTGGACTTCATTCACCATCAACTGGAGGAAAATCGCTACATCCTGCCGACCGACATGAAGCTGCTGAGCCTGGTCTATAGCGCCGAAGAGGCCGTCGAGCAGATCAACCAGTTCTACAGCAATTTCCACTCCAGCCGCTGGCTCAAGCATCAGTTCGTGATTCGCATGAACCACACACTCAGCGACCGGGCGCTTGAACACATGCAGGAGGCATTCGCCGACCTGTGCCTGAGCGATCATTTCCATCAGCATGCCTACAGTGGCGAGGAGCACGACGAAGCGCAGTTCAGCCATCTGGCGCGCTTGTCCTTCACCTTCAACGCTCGTGATCATGGCCGTCTGCGGGAATTGGTGGATTACATCAACCTGCCGGAAAACTGGACCCAGTCCAAACCCCAGGCGCAACAACGCATACGGCAACCGTCCAAGGTAACGTGA
- a CDS encoding lysis system i-spanin subunit Rz has translation MPVFGLNGWRLIGLLVLAGCSAALAWQFQDWRYGRQLAEQARVHAESLNQLTLATATEQQAEQNRRLALEQRLSASEQTHYRALSDAERDQGRLRDRLATADVRLSVLLDAHDAASTCAVPAASGTGGVDHGAARARLDPAHAQRIIAITDAGDSGLIALQACRAYVRALAH, from the coding sequence ATGCCAGTCTTCGGTCTGAACGGCTGGCGATTGATCGGTCTGCTGGTGCTGGCCGGTTGTTCGGCGGCGCTGGCCTGGCAGTTTCAGGATTGGCGCTACGGCCGGCAACTGGCGGAACAGGCCAGGGTGCACGCCGAGAGCCTTAATCAACTGACTCTGGCGACCGCCACCGAGCAACAGGCCGAACAAAACAGGCGTCTGGCCCTGGAGCAGCGACTGTCAGCCAGTGAACAAACCCATTATCGAGCGCTTAGCGATGCCGAACGTGATCAAGGTCGCCTGCGCGATCGTCTTGCCACTGCTGATGTGCGCCTGTCAGTCCTCCTCGATGCCCATGACGCTGCCTCAACCTGTGCAGTGCCAGCTGCCTCCGGCACCGGCGGCGTGGATCATGGCGCCGCGAGAGCCCGACTTGACCCGGCGCATGCTCAACGAATTATCGCCATCACCGACGCCGGTGACAGCGGATTGATTGCCTTGCAGGCCTGTCGGGCCTATGTCAGGGCTCTGGCTCACTAA
- a CDS encoding diacylglycerol kinase, with amino-acid sequence MSPFKGQTGLKRILNASGYSFDGLRAAFTGEAAFRQLVLLNAILIPLSFFLNVSRVEQALLIAVCLLALIVELLNSAVEAAIDRISLERHPLSKNAKDMGSAAQLVALSMIALVWAVILL; translated from the coding sequence ATGTCACCTTTCAAAGGCCAGACCGGCCTAAAACGCATCCTCAACGCCTCCGGCTATTCCTTTGACGGCCTGCGCGCGGCCTTCACTGGCGAGGCGGCCTTCCGGCAACTGGTGTTGCTCAATGCCATCCTGATTCCGCTGTCGTTCTTCCTGAATGTCAGCCGTGTCGAGCAGGCGCTGCTGATTGCAGTCTGCCTGTTGGCGCTGATCGTCGAATTGCTCAACTCGGCGGTCGAAGCGGCCATCGACCGCATTTCCCTGGAGCGGCACCCACTGTCCAAGAACGCCAAGGACATGGGCAGTGCCGCTCAACTCGTGGCATTGAGCATGATCGCACTGGTGTGGGCGGTGATCCTGCTTTAA
- a CDS encoding tail fiber protein → MDFPISAPGIGLVGGKFVDENPLLGTPGSLIPSQWGNAVTEEILNVISAAGLAPDEESNNQLIAAIRLVNKQPTLLTDTGAANVYSATNSPALTALPGSGYFQHLVIAHANTGASTYAPDGFAAKPIYGLGLQPLQGGELPVGVAVLMYLVQAGVNGGNGAWIIIESLGGAFQIAPATKSQHAVQLGQASSLFAPPTGEMKWFSTMTPPAGFMAADGSSVSRTTYADLFNAITARPTGNVTSGSNSISSVTSPSSMWVGMPISGTGIPAGATVTAVGASTITLSANATATNTGVTVAICPFGVGDGSTTFNVPDGRGCAPRGWDGTAGRDPGRVFGSYQGDTFPVHTHPFGAPATVQGGSGTTLIQGGTGSGASTGTAGSGSETRMKNLALLACVKF, encoded by the coding sequence ATGGATTTTCCAATTAGCGCGCCCGGCATTGGGCTGGTAGGCGGCAAATTTGTAGATGAAAACCCATTGCTTGGGACGCCGGGATCCTTGATTCCTTCCCAGTGGGGCAATGCGGTCACTGAAGAAATACTCAATGTGATTTCTGCGGCGGGCCTTGCCCCGGATGAGGAAAGTAACAATCAACTCATTGCCGCCATCCGTCTTGTAAATAAACAGCCGACCCTTCTCACGGATACTGGCGCGGCCAATGTGTATTCGGCAACTAACTCCCCAGCGTTAACTGCGCTTCCAGGTTCTGGCTACTTCCAGCACCTTGTAATCGCCCATGCCAATACTGGCGCATCGACCTATGCGCCTGATGGTTTTGCAGCCAAACCGATTTATGGTCTGGGTTTGCAACCTCTTCAAGGAGGCGAGTTGCCCGTCGGTGTGGCTGTGCTGATGTACCTGGTACAGGCTGGGGTAAACGGTGGCAACGGCGCATGGATCATCATCGAATCACTTGGGGGCGCCTTCCAGATTGCCCCTGCCACGAAAAGTCAGCATGCCGTTCAGCTCGGCCAAGCAAGCAGCCTATTCGCCCCACCAACCGGGGAAATGAAGTGGTTTTCCACCATGACTCCCCCTGCTGGGTTCATGGCAGCGGATGGGTCATCGGTATCGCGCACTACTTATGCTGACCTGTTCAACGCCATCACCGCACGTCCAACTGGCAACGTGACGTCCGGTAGCAACAGCATTTCCAGCGTGACCAGTCCATCATCGATGTGGGTTGGCATGCCAATCAGTGGTACGGGAATCCCAGCTGGCGCAACTGTTACTGCTGTCGGCGCCAGTACCATCACGCTGTCCGCAAACGCCACGGCCACCAACACTGGAGTTACCGTAGCCATCTGCCCATTCGGTGTAGGCGACGGATCGACTACGTTCAACGTTCCGGACGGGCGCGGTTGCGCCCCACGGGGCTGGGACGGCACTGCTGGCCGTGACCCAGGCCGGGTGTTTGGTAGTTATCAGGGGGATACGTTCCCTGTTCACACTCACCCCTTTGGCGCTCCAGCTACTGTTCAAGGTGGCTCTGGCACTACCTTAATTCAGGGGGGGACAGGCTCTGGCGCGTCCACTGGTACGGCGGGCTCGGGTAGCGAAACTCGCATGAAAAACCTTGCGCTTTTAGCGTGCGTTAAATTCTAA
- a CDS encoding phage tail assembly chaperone, protein MIVFSYHFETFEYVGIGEAYESPLEPGVFPLPANSTTVEPPAFNNETQICKWSIDTQAWVVTDRPVQEPEPGQTPEEILAAKKAAMRGDRTGLLYASDWMLRRHQDELLAGATPTLTASKLKAVLDYRQALRDLPTADGFPECSLPVLTWPTSP, encoded by the coding sequence ATGATCGTATTCAGCTATCACTTTGAAACTTTTGAGTATGTCGGTATCGGGGAGGCTTACGAGTCACCTTTGGAGCCGGGCGTATTCCCGCTTCCGGCCAATTCCACCACAGTTGAACCACCTGCGTTCAACAACGAAACTCAGATTTGCAAGTGGAGCATCGATACCCAGGCCTGGGTTGTGACTGATCGTCCGGTTCAGGAACCAGAACCAGGGCAGACCCCGGAAGAAATTTTGGCAGCGAAAAAGGCCGCAATGCGCGGTGACCGTACCGGCCTGTTGTACGCGTCGGATTGGATGTTGCGGCGCCATCAAGACGAGTTGCTGGCCGGCGCAACACCAACACTCACAGCCAGCAAACTCAAAGCCGTATTGGATTATCGTCAAGCACTTCGCGATCTGCCAACAGCTGATGGCTTTCCTGAGTGCAGTCTGCCAGTGCTGACGTGGCCGACCTCCCCGTAA
- the fpr gene encoding ferredoxin-NADP reductase — protein sequence MSNMNHERVLSVHHWNDTLFSFKCTRDPGLRFENGQFVMIGLQQPNGRPLMRAYSIASPNWEEHLEFFSIKVPDGPLTSQLQHLKEGDEIIISKKPTGTLVLDDLKPGKHLYLLSTGTGLAPFMSVIQDPETYERFEKVILCHGVRYVNEVAYREFITEHLPQNEFFGEALRDKLIYYPTVTREPFENEGRLTDLMRSGKLFSDIGLPPINPQDDRAMLCGSPSMLDETSEVLNSFGLTVSPRMREPGDYLIERAFVEK from the coding sequence ATGAGCAACATGAACCACGAGCGTGTCCTCAGTGTTCATCACTGGAACGACACTCTGTTCAGCTTCAAGTGCACCCGCGATCCGGGCCTGCGCTTCGAGAACGGTCAGTTCGTGATGATCGGCCTGCAACAGCCCAACGGCCGGCCGCTCATGCGCGCTTACTCGATTGCCAGCCCGAACTGGGAAGAGCATCTCGAGTTCTTCAGCATCAAAGTGCCTGATGGCCCGCTGACTTCCCAGTTGCAGCATCTGAAGGAAGGCGACGAGATCATCATCAGCAAGAAGCCTACCGGCACCCTGGTGCTGGATGACTTGAAGCCTGGCAAGCATTTGTACCTGCTCAGCACCGGCACCGGTCTGGCGCCGTTCATGAGCGTCATCCAGGACCCGGAAACCTACGAGCGTTTCGAAAAGGTGATCCTGTGCCACGGCGTGCGTTACGTCAACGAAGTCGCTTACCGCGAATTCATCACCGAGCACCTGCCGCAGAACGAGTTCTTCGGTGAGGCCCTGCGTGACAAGTTGATCTACTACCCGACCGTGACCCGCGAGCCGTTCGAAAATGAAGGCCGCCTGACCGACCTGATGCGCAGCGGCAAGCTGTTCAGCGACATCGGCCTGCCGCCGATCAACCCGCAGGACGACCGCGCCATGCTGTGCGGCAGCCCGAGCATGCTCGACGAGACCAGCGAAGTGTTGAACAGCTTCGGCCTGACTGTTTCGCCGCGGATGCGCGAGCCGGGTGATTACCTGATCGAGCGGGCGTTCGTCGAGAAGTGA
- a CDS encoding PA3611 family quorum-sensing-regulated virulence factor, whose translation MLRLIVPTAAILLASSFSAQAASLSEQNLNRELRNVAVQSSVGTPRAINEDILDQGYTAEGKVLINHLSVQSSHAEKMRADPKAVYFQLGASVCRNPGFRKLMAKGAIMRYDFTEVKTNRPVGSASFQDSDCPKETPAKKK comes from the coding sequence ATGCTGCGCCTTATCGTTCCCACCGCTGCCATTTTGCTGGCGTCGTCCTTTAGCGCTCAGGCTGCATCCTTGAGTGAGCAGAATCTCAACAGAGAGCTGCGAAACGTCGCCGTACAAAGCAGCGTTGGCACTCCACGGGCGATCAACGAAGACATTCTTGATCAGGGCTACACTGCCGAAGGAAAAGTGCTGATCAACCACTTGAGCGTGCAAAGCAGCCACGCCGAAAAAATGCGCGCCGATCCCAAAGCGGTGTACTTCCAGCTCGGCGCCTCCGTATGCAGAAACCCAGGGTTCCGCAAGCTGATGGCCAAGGGCGCAATCATGCGTTACGACTTCACCGAGGTGAAGACCAACCGTCCGGTCGGCTCCGCAAGCTTCCAGGACTCGGACTGCCCGAAAGAGACTCCCGCGAAGAAGAAATAA
- a CDS encoding LysR family transcriptional regulator codes for MRFTLRQLQVFVAVAQQESVSRAAGLLNLSQSAASTSITELERQCSCQLFDRAGKRLSLNALGKQLLPQAVALLDQAKEIEDLLNGKSGFGSLAVGATLTIGNYLATLLIGSFMQRHPESQVKLHVQNTANIVQQVAHYEIDLGLIEGDCSHPDIEVQSWVEDELVVFCAPQHPLAQRGIATMEELSHEAWILREQGSGTRLTFDQAMRHHRSALNIRLELEHTEAIKRAVESGLGIGCISRLALRDAFRRGSLVPVETPDLDLARQFYFIWHKQKYQTSAMREFLELCRAFTAGVQRSDEIVLPAIA; via the coding sequence ATGCGATTTACTCTCCGTCAACTTCAAGTATTCGTCGCCGTCGCCCAGCAGGAAAGCGTATCCCGTGCCGCGGGCCTGCTCAACCTCTCGCAATCGGCGGCGAGCACCTCGATCACCGAGCTGGAGCGCCAGTGCAGCTGTCAACTGTTCGATCGCGCCGGCAAACGGCTGAGCCTCAACGCACTCGGCAAACAGCTATTGCCGCAAGCGGTGGCCCTGCTCGATCAGGCCAAGGAAATCGAAGACTTGCTCAACGGCAAGTCCGGTTTCGGCTCCCTGGCGGTCGGTGCGACCCTGACCATCGGCAATTACCTGGCCACCCTGCTGATCGGCAGCTTCATGCAGCGCCATCCGGAAAGCCAGGTGAAGCTGCATGTGCAGAACACCGCCAACATCGTGCAACAGGTGGCTCACTATGAAATTGATCTGGGTCTAATCGAAGGCGACTGCAGCCATCCGGACATCGAAGTGCAGAGCTGGGTCGAAGATGAACTGGTGGTGTTCTGCGCGCCCCAGCATCCGCTGGCTCAACGCGGTATTGCCACCATGGAGGAGCTGAGTCATGAGGCGTGGATTCTCCGAGAACAAGGCTCGGGCACGCGGCTGACCTTTGACCAGGCCATGCGTCACCACCGCAGCGCGCTGAACATTCGCCTGGAACTGGAACACACCGAAGCGATCAAGCGCGCGGTGGAGTCAGGGTTGGGGATTGGCTGCATTTCGCGCCTGGCGCTGCGCGATGCGTTCCGTCGTGGCAGCCTGGTGCCGGTAGAAACACCGGATCTGGACCTGGCGCGGCAGTTCTATTTCATCTGGCACAAACAGAAATATCAGACCTCGGCGATGCGCGAGTTCCTCGAGCTGTGCCGCGCCTTCACCGCCGGGGTTCAGCGCAGCGACGAGATCGTTCTGCCTGCCATCGCTTAA
- the recA gene encoding recombinase RecA has translation MDDNKKKALAAALGQIERQFGKGAVMRMGDQDRQAIPAISTGSLGLDIALGIGGLPKGRIVEIYGPESSGKTTLTLSVIAQAQKAGATCAFVDAEHALDPEYAGKLGVNVDDLLVSQPDTGEQALEITDMLVRSNAVDVIIVDSVAALVPKAEIEGEMGDMHVGLQARLMSQALRKITGNIKNANCLVIFINQIRMKIGVMFGSPETTTGGNALKFYASVRLDIRRTGAVKEGDEVVGSETRVKVVKNKVASPFRQAEFQILYGKGIYLNGEMIDLGVLHGFVEKSGAWYAYNGTKIGQGKANSAKFLADNPEIAATLEKQLRDKLLTPAPDVKASAVRETEDDLADADI, from the coding sequence ATGGACGACAACAAGAAGAAAGCCTTGGCTGCGGCCCTGGGTCAGATCGAACGTCAATTCGGCAAGGGTGCCGTAATGCGTATGGGCGATCAGGACCGTCAGGCGATCCCGGCCATTTCCACTGGCTCTCTGGGTCTGGACATCGCGCTCGGCATTGGCGGCCTGCCAAAAGGCCGTATCGTTGAAATCTACGGTCCTGAATCCTCCGGTAAAACCACCCTGACATTGTCGGTGATCGCCCAGGCTCAAAAAGCCGGCGCGACCTGCGCATTCGTCGACGCCGAACACGCTCTCGACCCTGAGTACGCCGGCAAACTGGGCGTCAACGTCGACGACCTGCTGGTTTCCCAGCCGGACACCGGCGAGCAGGCCCTGGAAATCACCGACATGCTGGTGCGTTCCAACGCCGTTGACGTGATCATCGTCGACTCCGTGGCCGCTCTGGTGCCAAAGGCTGAAATCGAAGGCGAAATGGGCGACATGCACGTGGGCCTGCAAGCCCGTCTGATGTCCCAGGCGCTGCGTAAAATCACCGGTAACATCAAGAACGCCAACTGCCTGGTGATCTTCATCAACCAGATCCGCATGAAAATCGGCGTGATGTTCGGCAGCCCGGAAACCACCACCGGTGGTAACGCGCTGAAGTTCTACGCATCGGTTCGTCTGGACATCCGTCGTACTGGCGCGGTGAAAGAAGGTGATGAAGTCGTCGGTAGTGAAACCCGCGTCAAAGTCGTGAAGAACAAGGTGGCTTCGCCGTTCCGTCAGGCCGAGTTCCAGATTCTTTACGGCAAGGGCATCTACCTCAACGGTGAGATGATCGACCTGGGTGTGCTGCACGGTTTCGTCGAGAAGTCCGGTGCCTGGTATGCCTACAACGGCACCAAGATCGGTCAGGGCAAGGCCAACTCGGCCAAGTTCCTGGCAGACAATCCGGAAATCGCCGCGACTCTCGAGAAGCAGCTGCGCGACAAGCTGCTGACCCCGGCACCGGACGTCAAGGCTTCGGCCGTCAGAGAGACCGAAGACGACCTGGCTGACGCTGATATCTGA
- the recX gene encoding recombination regulator RecX codes for MTAVLDTLVAVRRTAMDLLARREHGRVELTRKLRQRGAPPEMIDTALDRLTEEGLLSESRYLESFVSYRARSGYGPLRIREELSQRGLQRTDIELALRESGIDWQEQLEDTWRRKFSGHLPIDARERAKQGRFLSYRGYSMEMISRLFSGRGMYD; via the coding sequence ATGACCGCCGTACTCGATACACTCGTCGCGGTGCGGCGAACCGCAATGGACCTGCTCGCGCGACGCGAGCACGGTCGAGTCGAGCTGACGCGTAAACTGCGTCAGCGCGGCGCCCCCCCTGAAATGATCGACACAGCACTCGACCGCTTGACGGAAGAGGGCTTGTTGTCCGAATCCCGCTACCTCGAAAGCTTCGTTTCCTACCGTGCCCGTTCCGGTTATGGCCCTTTGCGAATTCGCGAAGAGCTGAGCCAGCGCGGCCTGCAACGTACCGACATTGAGCTCGCCTTGCGCGAGAGTGGTATCGATTGGCAGGAACAACTGGAAGACACCTGGCGGCGCAAATTTTCCGGGCATTTACCGATAGACGCTCGGGAGCGTGCCAAACAGGGCAGGTTCCTGAGTTATCGGGGATACTCCATGGAAATGATCAGCCGCTTGTTCAGCGGCCGAGGGATGTACGATTGA
- a CDS encoding CinA family protein, giving the protein MKEITHLADLLGRRLQLLNAHVTAAESCTGGGISEAITRIPGSSAWFEAGYVTYSNRQKTQQLNVPAELFSTVGAVSREVVEAMVRGAQEKSRARFAVAVSGVAGPDGGSPNKPVGTVWLAWGVGEQVFSEVQHFAGNRDEVRRQTVKAALEGLLRHTAGEISNQG; this is encoded by the coding sequence GTGAAAGAGATCACTCATCTGGCCGATCTACTCGGCAGACGCTTGCAGCTTCTCAATGCCCACGTCACTGCCGCCGAGTCCTGCACCGGCGGTGGGATCAGCGAGGCGATCACCCGCATTCCGGGGAGCTCGGCGTGGTTCGAGGCCGGTTATGTCACCTACTCAAACCGTCAGAAAACCCAGCAATTGAATGTTCCGGCCGAGTTGTTTTCAACCGTCGGGGCGGTCAGTCGCGAGGTGGTCGAGGCCATGGTCCGGGGCGCACAGGAAAAAAGCCGGGCGCGTTTTGCCGTGGCGGTCAGCGGTGTGGCGGGGCCGGATGGCGGTTCGCCGAACAAGCCCGTGGGCACGGTGTGGCTGGCCTGGGGCGTCGGTGAGCAGGTGTTCAGCGAGGTCCAGCACTTTGCCGGTAACCGCGACGAGGTCCGCCGACAAACGGTGAAGGCCGCGCTAGAGGGGCTGCTGCGGCATACCGCTGGAGAAATCTCAAATCAGGGGTAG
- the erdR gene encoding response regulator transcription factor ErdR — protein sequence MATYEILIADDHPLFRSALHQALTLGLGPDVRLVEVASIAELESRLTEKADWDLVLLDLNMPGAYGFSGLVLLRGQYPQIPVVMVSAQEEASIMVKSREFGASGFIPKSSDLSVIQKAVRAVLDGDVFWPPQAFEAVSVSDEAKAASEGLASLTPQQFRVLTMVCEGLLNKQIAYELSVSEATIKAHVTAIFRKLNVRTRTQAALLLQQLESISSH from the coding sequence ATGGCCACATACGAAATCCTGATTGCCGATGACCACCCTCTTTTTCGTAGTGCCTTGCATCAAGCATTGACCCTGGGCCTGGGCCCTGATGTCCGGCTGGTGGAAGTGGCGAGCATTGCCGAGCTGGAAAGTCGTCTGACCGAAAAGGCCGATTGGGACCTGGTGTTGCTGGACCTGAACATGCCAGGGGCCTACGGTTTTTCCGGGCTGGTGCTGTTGCGCGGTCAGTACCCGCAGATTCCAGTGGTGATGGTGTCGGCGCAGGAAGAAGCGTCGATAATGGTGAAGTCCCGTGAATTCGGCGCCAGCGGTTTCATTCCCAAGTCCAGTGACTTGAGTGTCATTCAAAAAGCCGTACGCGCGGTGCTCGATGGTGATGTTTTCTGGCCGCCCCAGGCCTTCGAAGCCGTCAGCGTTTCCGACGAAGCCAAGGCTGCCAGTGAAGGCCTGGCCAGCCTGACGCCCCAGCAGTTCCGGGTGTTGACCATGGTCTGTGAAGGTTTGCTGAACAAGCAGATTGCTTACGAATTGAGCGTTTCCGAAGCGACGATCAAGGCCCACGTCACCGCGATTTTCCGTAAGCTGAATGTACGGACCCGGACTCAGGCGGCGCTGCTCTTGCAACAACTTGAGTCAATTTCGAGCCACTAA